One genomic segment of Kiloniellales bacterium includes these proteins:
- a CDS encoding BCCT family transporter — MLKNPLLLLALLLTGAVAVWGLVDTAGLTAVSAKLVQIQFAARGWFIMLTVSFLLIVSGALAVSSYGAIKLGHDDDEPEFSTVSWLTMLFAAGMGVGLLFWGTAEPLSHYLLISQFQDSRESASMALFVTNFHWGLHAWAIYALTGLVIGYFSFRRGTATLVSAPITAVFGAGPLARGVGWLSDLLAIFAIAIGLGGSVAMGVFQVKEGVETLLGLEPRGFGLTLTIFVVLCLSYILPLMVDLSRGMALLSNAAMGTAGLLLVFILLAGPTHFIMGGITQAIGEYLTGLWAHGFRTFTFLDERVGTWFQSWTLTYMVWWLAWAPFVGVFIARISRGRTIREFIAGVMLVPTAFSILWFGVFGGVGFYGLLEGDVPIVEVVQQNVSRTTFFVLDFFPLPALTTAAVVIAAFLFIVTSVVSAAFVLGMFSTGGDLNPSTRVKLSWGVVLGALGLVMILSGSIDAVKSIIALGALPFVYIVLLLVVCLLKALKREAREAP; from the coding sequence TTGCTCAAGAACCCACTCCTTCTCCTCGCGCTTCTCTTGACCGGCGCCGTCGCTGTCTGGGGTCTGGTCGACACGGCGGGCCTGACCGCGGTCTCCGCCAAGCTGGTGCAGATCCAGTTCGCGGCGCGCGGCTGGTTCATCATGCTGACGGTCAGCTTCCTGCTGATCGTCAGCGGCGCGCTCGCGGTTTCAAGCTACGGCGCGATCAAGCTGGGGCACGACGACGACGAGCCCGAGTTCTCCACGGTCTCCTGGCTGACCATGCTGTTCGCCGCCGGCATGGGCGTCGGCCTGCTCTTCTGGGGCACGGCCGAGCCGCTGAGCCACTACCTGCTGATCTCCCAGTTCCAGGATTCGCGCGAATCCGCCTCGATGGCGCTCTTCGTGACCAACTTCCACTGGGGCCTGCACGCCTGGGCGATCTACGCCCTGACCGGCCTGGTGATCGGCTACTTCTCCTTCCGGCGGGGCACCGCCACCCTTGTGAGCGCGCCGATCACCGCGGTCTTCGGCGCAGGGCCCCTGGCGCGCGGCGTCGGCTGGCTGAGCGACCTCCTGGCGATCTTCGCCATCGCCATCGGCCTGGGCGGCTCGGTCGCCATGGGCGTGTTCCAGGTCAAGGAGGGGGTCGAGACTCTGCTCGGTCTCGAGCCCAGGGGCTTCGGCCTGACGCTCACGATCTTCGTGGTGCTCTGCCTCTCCTACATCCTGCCGCTAATGGTCGACCTCAGCCGCGGCATGGCCCTGCTGTCCAACGCCGCCATGGGTACTGCCGGGCTGCTCCTGGTCTTCATTCTCCTGGCTGGGCCGACCCACTTCATCATGGGCGGGATCACCCAGGCGATCGGCGAGTACCTGACCGGTCTCTGGGCGCACGGCTTCCGCACCTTCACCTTCCTGGACGAGAGGGTCGGCACCTGGTTCCAGTCCTGGACCCTGACCTACATGGTCTGGTGGCTCGCCTGGGCGCCATTCGTCGGCGTGTTCATCGCACGCATCTCCCGGGGCCGGACGATCCGCGAGTTCATCGCCGGCGTGATGCTGGTGCCGACGGCCTTCTCGATCCTCTGGTTCGGCGTGTTCGGCGGCGTCGGCTTCTACGGCCTGCTCGAGGGCGACGTGCCGATCGTCGAGGTGGTGCAGCAGAACGTGAGCCGCACCACCTTCTTCGTGCTCGACTTCTTTCCCCTGCCGGCCCTGACGACCGCGGCCGTGGTGATCGCCGCCTTCCTCTTCATCGTCACCAGCGTGGTGAGCGCCGCTTTCGTCCTGGGCATGTTCTCCACCGGCGGCGACCTCAACCCCAGCACCCGGGTCAAGCTGAGCTGGGGCGTGGTTCTGGGCGCGCTCGGCCTGGTCATGATCCTCTCGGGCAGCATCGACGCCGTGAAGTCGATCATCGCCCTGGGCGCCCTGCCCTTCGTCTACATCGTGCTCCTGCTGGTCGTCTGCCTATTGAAGGCATTGAAGCGCGAGGCGCGGGAGGCGCCATGA